A stretch of the Sulfuritortus calidifontis genome encodes the following:
- the radA gene encoding DNA repair protein RadA: MSKTSTVYVCSQCGGQSSKWQGQCPSCLAWNTLSETVVEAKPRRFQSLAASESVVRLAQVQAEETPRLGTSLSEFDRVLGGGLVPGGVVLIGGDPGIGKSTLLLQALAALSGRRKTLYVSGEESAGQIALRARRLDLAEADFPLLTEIRLEAILGTLKAERPEVVVIDSIQTVYTEALQSAPGSVAQVRECAQELTRHAKTSGACVIMVGHVTKEGALAGPRVLEHIVDTVLYFEGDTGSSYRLVRAFKNRFGAVNELGVFAMTEKGLKGVNNPSALFLNRTEREAPGSCVVVTQEGTRPLLVEIQALVDTAHTPTPRRLTVGLDPNRLAMLLAVLHRHGGVACFDQDVFVNAVGGVRINEPAGDLAVLMAVLSSIRNKPLPHNLAVFGEIGLAGEIRAVQRGQERIREAVKLGFDTLLVPRANLPKQKIGGARIVGLESLTEAVDYVRQLD; encoded by the coding sequence GCGAAGCCACGCCGCTTCCAGTCGCTGGCGGCCAGCGAAAGCGTCGTACGCCTCGCCCAAGTGCAGGCCGAGGAGACGCCGCGGCTGGGCACCAGCCTGTCGGAATTCGACCGGGTGCTCGGCGGCGGCCTGGTGCCCGGCGGCGTGGTGCTGATCGGCGGCGACCCCGGCATCGGCAAATCGACCCTGCTCCTGCAGGCGCTGGCCGCGCTGTCCGGCCGGCGCAAGACGCTCTACGTCAGCGGCGAGGAATCGGCCGGGCAGATCGCCCTACGGGCCAGGCGGCTGGATCTGGCCGAGGCCGATTTTCCCCTGCTCACCGAGATCCGCTTGGAGGCCATCCTCGGCACCTTGAAGGCCGAGCGGCCCGAGGTGGTGGTGATCGACTCCATCCAGACCGTCTACACCGAGGCCCTGCAATCGGCTCCGGGCAGCGTCGCCCAGGTGCGCGAATGCGCCCAGGAGCTGACCCGGCACGCCAAGACCAGCGGGGCCTGCGTCATCATGGTCGGCCACGTGACCAAGGAGGGCGCCCTGGCCGGTCCGCGCGTGCTCGAGCACATCGTCGACACCGTGCTTTATTTCGAGGGCGACACCGGCTCCAGCTACCGCCTGGTCCGCGCCTTCAAGAACCGCTTCGGCGCGGTCAACGAGCTGGGCGTGTTCGCCATGACCGAGAAGGGGCTCAAGGGCGTGAACAACCCCTCGGCCCTGTTCCTCAACCGCACCGAACGCGAGGCACCCGGCTCTTGCGTGGTGGTCACCCAGGAAGGCACCAGGCCGCTGCTGGTGGAGATCCAGGCCCTGGTCGACACCGCGCACACGCCGACCCCGCGCCGGCTCACCGTCGGTCTCGACCCCAACCGCCTGGCCATGCTGCTCGCCGTGCTGCATCGGCACGGCGGCGTCGCCTGCTTCGATCAGGATGTCTTCGTCAACGCCGTGGGCGGGGTGCGCATCAACGAACCAGCAGGCGACCTTGCCGTGTTGATGGCCGTGCTTTCCTCCATCCGCAACAAGCCCTTGCCGCACAATCTTGCGGTATTCGGCGAGATCGGCCTGGCCGGTGAAATCCGTGCGGTGCAGCGGGGTCAGGAGCGGATACGGGAGGCGGTCAAGCTGGGCTTCGACACCCTGCTGGTGCCCCGCGCCAACCTGCCGAAACAGAAGATCGGCGGCGCGCGTATCGTCGGTCTGGAGAGCCTGACCGAGGCGGTCGATTACGTGCGCCAGTTGGATTGA